In a genomic window of Flavobacterium sp. KACC 22761:
- a CDS encoding XAC2610-related protein — protein sequence MKQKITLLFLLATTFLSAQISYTGFIDKYPIEFVTYIYSDGVGTAIYAYSNFDTPIVLSAKLTGKTLVFTEKDKKDKETAKLTFPNYNEKSQQLNGIWKDLNSGRELKITLLKEFVIDYGDNVEWADREILQPESFKDKYFKLIVSKEKGRFYAKVSGVKIIEKKTDKLIQKIDLDCQLWGLNNISVDDYNFDGIPDFSVFKMSHAGPNTSSLYILYNPKAGKYFQSSFSGTSLDFDSQAKRIYEHNQCCAGTSHMNAEYKVVNNKMVLIKKTCLELDEKTGDFVEKKCD from the coding sequence ATGAAACAAAAAATTACCTTATTATTCCTTCTTGCAACAACATTTTTATCTGCTCAAATAAGCTACACCGGATTTATAGATAAATATCCGATTGAATTTGTGACCTACATTTATTCTGATGGTGTGGGAACGGCGATTTATGCTTATTCTAATTTTGACACTCCAATTGTTTTAAGCGCCAAACTTACCGGAAAGACTTTAGTGTTTACCGAAAAAGACAAAAAAGATAAGGAAACTGCAAAATTGACTTTTCCGAATTATAATGAAAAAAGCCAACAGTTAAACGGAATATGGAAAGATTTAAATTCAGGAAGAGAACTCAAAATTACTCTATTGAAAGAATTTGTGATTGATTACGGCGATAATGTTGAATGGGCAGATAGAGAAATTCTGCAACCGGAATCTTTTAAAGACAAATATTTCAAGTTGATTGTTTCGAAAGAAAAAGGGCGTTTTTATGCCAAAGTATCGGGCGTAAAAATCATAGAAAAAAAGACAGACAAACTGATTCAGAAAATAGATTTAGATTGTCAACTTTGGGGATTGAATAACATAAGTGTCGATGATTATAATTTTGACGGAATTCCTGATTTCTCTGTTTTTAAAATGAGTCATGCCGGACCAAATACATCAAGTTTATATATCCTTTATAATCCAAAAGCAGGAAAATATTTTCAGAGTAGTTTCAGCGGAACTTCTTTAGATTTTGATTCTCAGGCCAAAAGAATTTATGAGCACAATCAATGTTGCGCCGGTACTAGTCACATGAATGCAGAATATAAAGTAGTGAATAATAAAATGGTTTTAATAAAGAAAACTTGTCTGGAATTAGATGAAAAAACTGGTGATTTCGTAGAAAAGAAATGTGATTAA
- a CDS encoding thermonuclease family protein has translation MKKLIFLLFTFLLVINSKAQSDIYDGKVIKILDENVILIKDKSNKLNKVFLAGIKTPSTKQPYYKETHEFIAKEILNKKVRVFINSRENYKAYAWINYDEKSLYEELLTEGLAWINKKQLNNGFVDAMQDGAMREKIGVWSLDDDKNPALIIP, from the coding sequence ATGAAAAAACTCATATTTCTACTATTTACTTTTTTATTAGTAATAAATTCTAAGGCTCAAAGTGATATTTACGACGGAAAAGTAATTAAAATATTAGACGAAAATGTGATTTTGATTAAAGACAAATCAAATAAATTAAATAAAGTTTTTTTGGCGGGAATAAAAACGCCTTCGACAAAACAACCTTATTATAAAGAAACGCATGAATTTATTGCTAAAGAAATTCTAAATAAAAAAGTCCGTGTTTTTATTAATTCTAGAGAAAATTATAAAGCGTATGCATGGATAAACTATGATGAAAAATCTCTTTATGAAGAATTATTGACGGAAGGTTTAGCATGGATTAATAAGAAACAATTAAATAATGGATTTGTTGACGCCATGCAAGATGGTGCTATGCGGGAAAAAATAGGTGTTTGGTCACTAGATGATGATAAAAATCCAGCACTAATTATACCTTAG
- a CDS encoding Rho termination factor, with translation MPNPRIKNEAQYEALVKKGYSKEKSARIANTPDAGEKGGKAKPYEEWTKEGLLKQAMKVGIKGRSYMNKKALINSLRNN, from the coding sequence ATGCCAAATCCTAGAATCAAGAATGAAGCACAGTACGAAGCATTGGTGAAAAAAGGCTACAGCAAAGAGAAATCGGCCCGAATTGCAAATACACCAGATGCAGGAGAAAAAGGCGGAAAAGCAAAGCCTTATGAAGAATGGACAAAAGAAGGACTTTTGAAACAAGCCATGAAAGTTGGAATAAAAGGACGTTCCTACATGAATAAAAAAGCATTGATAAATTCTTTGCGAAACAATTAA
- a CDS encoding DNA topoisomerase IB encodes MPTKVAQQKLIEKLIKTPHLVLEKLDLVYVSNQKLPIERCEGEDGFIYKKNGRCIKQKSELKRFNSLVLPPAWVNVRISDLPNGHLQAVGLDVKNRKQYRYHPKWNSIRNQTKFYKIAEFGQKLPLIRKRVDQDLEEKEWSKNKVIALVIRLMEETHIRIGNEKYAKDNKSYGLSTLRKRHININKNALRFEFIGKKGKQHTITTRNKQLIKLVGRCEEIPGWEVFKYYDNNGEKKVLDSHMVNEYLHEISGEYFTAKDFRTWAASIIFFENLMEIGTTTDEKEIKKNILTAYDATAEALGNTRNVCKNYYVHPLLVSTYEDGSMQQYFDKVKKSRSAKKYFSRTETAFSELIEKYTVNLL; translated from the coding sequence ATGCCCACAAAAGTCGCTCAGCAAAAACTTATTGAAAAATTAATCAAGACTCCGCATTTGGTTCTTGAAAAATTAGATTTGGTTTATGTGAGCAATCAAAAGTTGCCAATTGAGAGATGTGAGGGCGAAGATGGCTTTATTTATAAAAAAAATGGCCGTTGTATTAAACAGAAAAGTGAATTAAAACGCTTTAACAGTTTGGTTTTGCCGCCAGCCTGGGTAAATGTCAGAATTTCAGATTTGCCAAACGGACATTTGCAGGCAGTAGGTTTGGACGTAAAAAACAGAAAACAATATCGTTATCATCCAAAATGGAATTCAATTCGAAATCAAACCAAGTTTTATAAAATAGCCGAATTTGGACAAAAACTGCCTTTGATAAGAAAAAGGGTCGATCAAGATTTAGAAGAGAAGGAGTGGTCTAAAAACAAGGTTATAGCGCTTGTGATTCGGTTAATGGAGGAAACACATATCCGAATTGGAAACGAAAAGTATGCAAAAGACAATAAATCATACGGACTTTCGACTTTGCGCAAACGACATATCAATATCAATAAAAATGCGCTCCGATTTGAATTTATTGGAAAAAAAGGAAAACAGCACACCATTACGACTCGAAACAAGCAATTAATAAAATTAGTTGGCCGTTGCGAAGAAATTCCAGGTTGGGAAGTTTTTAAATATTACGACAATAATGGCGAAAAAAAGGTTTTAGACAGCCACATGGTTAACGAATATTTGCACGAGATTTCGGGAGAATATTTTACCGCAAAAGATTTTAGAACCTGGGCCGCTTCGATTATTTTTTTCGAAAACCTTATGGAAATCGGAACCACAACGGACGAAAAAGAAATCAAAAAAAATATTCTGACAGCGTATGATGCCACGGCAGAAGCACTCGGAAATACGAGAAATGTCTGCAAAAATTATTACGTACATCCTTTGCTGGTTTCGACGTATGAAGATGGCTCGATGCAGCAGTATTTTGACAAAGTAAAAAAGAGCAGAAGTGCCAAAAAGTATTTTTCACGAACTGAAACTGCTTTCTCAGAGTTGATAGAAAAATATACTGTAAACTTATTGTAA
- a CDS encoding DUF1328 family protein: MLRWTVIFIVLAIIAGIFGFGGIAAGAASIAKILFFIFLVLFIISLISGRRSV; the protein is encoded by the coding sequence ATGTTACGTTGGACAGTCATATTTATTGTTCTTGCAATCATTGCGGGAATATTTGGTTTTGGCGGAATTGCCGCGGGAGCCGCTAGTATAGCAAAAATTTTATTTTTCATATTCTTGGTATTATTTATCATATCGCTAATTAGCGGAAGAAGAAGTGTTTAG
- a CDS encoding DUF5661 family protein yields MGTKSGAYQDVYIKREDKMVSLKNDVTDFCEKYIKPVHPKNWDWGIRDFENPENDPTIDEARAVASVVYKDLIDSKQTEIDLSTMDNVEAIKAYLNPKSKHEKFNMEEFAFALKVELEHGRVRDVNVTNNHPFLTAMIALAHMTESLTYYKRLKVMEAEGEIFEILRKIENSTIGNEEWYKELGKAEIELREAKNELAERLQKMDDIPTLEKIGD; encoded by the coding sequence ATGGGAACAAAAAGCGGTGCTTACCAAGACGTTTACATCAAAAGAGAGGACAAAATGGTGAGTTTGAAAAATGATGTAACAGATTTTTGTGAAAAATACATTAAACCTGTGCATCCTAAAAATTGGGATTGGGGCATTCGAGATTTTGAAAATCCTGAAAATGATCCAACTATAGATGAAGCAAGAGCTGTTGCTAGTGTGGTTTATAAAGACTTGATAGATAGCAAACAAACAGAAATTGATCTTTCGACAATGGATAATGTTGAAGCAATTAAAGCGTATTTAAATCCAAAGAGCAAACACGAAAAGTTTAATATGGAAGAATTTGCTTTTGCGTTAAAAGTCGAATTGGAGCACGGACGTGTCAGAGATGTGAATGTGACCAATAATCATCCGTTTTTGACAGCGATGATTGCGCTTGCGCACATGACCGAAAGTTTGACTTATTACAAACGCCTCAAAGTAATGGAGGCCGAGGGAGAAATCTTCGAAATCTTGCGCAAAATTGAAAATTCAACAATAGGAAATGAAGAATGGTACAAAGAATTAGGCAAAGCCGAAATTGAATTGAGAGAAGCCAAAAATGAATTAGCAGAACGTTTGCAAAAAATGGACGACATTCCAACCCTTGAAAAAATTGGTGATTAA
- a CDS encoding ferritin-like domain-containing protein has translation MKSTDHKKETPAVKRGVTKPKSNAAAGLTELFEESLKDLYWAEKALTKALPTMARNATSEELISAINKHLVETEEHVSRLEKVFELIGKKPTAKKCDAMEGLIEEGKGILEETEIGVVRDAGIIAASQKIEHYEIATYGTLRQFAETLGWEEVASLLEQTLDEEKGADKLLTEVAVNAVNLEAAETE, from the coding sequence ATGAAAAGTACAGATCATAAAAAAGAAACTCCTGCTGTGAAAAGAGGAGTTACTAAACCAAAATCAAACGCAGCAGCCGGTTTAACCGAATTGTTTGAAGAAAGCTTAAAGGATTTATATTGGGCCGAAAAAGCTTTGACAAAAGCGCTTCCAACAATGGCGAGAAATGCAACTTCAGAAGAATTGATTTCGGCTATTAATAAACACTTAGTTGAAACCGAAGAACATGTTTCCCGATTAGAAAAGGTTTTTGAGCTCATTGGCAAAAAACCAACCGCAAAAAAATGCGACGCTATGGAAGGTTTGATTGAAGAAGGAAAAGGAATTTTGGAAGAAACTGAAATTGGAGTAGTTAGAGATGCCGGAATTATCGCTGCCAGTCAAAAAATCGAACATTATGAAATTGCAACTTACGGAACTTTAAGACAGTTTGCCGAAACGCTGGGTTGGGAAGAAGTGGCTTCATTATTGGAACAAACACTTGATGAAGAAAAAGGAGCCGATAAATTATTGACCGAAGTTGCTGTAAATGCAGTAAATCTTGAAGCTGCAGAAACAGAGTAA
- a CDS encoding DNA-formamidopyrimidine glycosylase family protein has protein sequence MPEGPSILILKEEVQQFSGQKVIEVSGNSSAAIQRLKDKKILSFKTWGKHFLICFEDFTVKIHMLMFGTYRVNEQKETMPRMHLQFANGEINFYTCSIKILEGAINQYYDWTVDVLNENWNPKKAKESLDKIPNEMICDAILDQNIFSGVGNIIKNEVLYRCFVHPESLVGKIPADKIAEIISECSVYSFEFLYWKKKFELKKHWLAYTKSLCLRCNLPFVRKQTGKWKRRSFFCTNCQQLHK, from the coding sequence ATGCCCGAAGGTCCATCGATATTGATATTAAAAGAAGAAGTACAACAATTTTCTGGTCAAAAAGTAATAGAAGTTTCAGGAAACAGCAGTGCAGCTATTCAGCGATTAAAAGATAAAAAAATCTTGTCATTCAAAACTTGGGGAAAACATTTTTTGATTTGTTTTGAAGATTTTACCGTCAAAATTCACATGCTGATGTTTGGCACGTATCGAGTAAACGAACAAAAAGAAACAATGCCAAGAATGCACTTGCAATTTGCTAACGGAGAAATTAATTTTTACACTTGTTCGATCAAGATTTTAGAAGGAGCCATCAATCAATATTATGATTGGACAGTTGATGTGCTCAATGAAAACTGGAATCCGAAAAAGGCAAAAGAAAGCCTGGACAAAATTCCGAATGAAATGATTTGCGATGCAATTTTGGATCAGAATATATTTTCGGGAGTAGGAAATATTATAAAAAATGAGGTTTTGTATCGATGTTTTGTTCATCCGGAATCTTTGGTTGGAAAAATTCCAGCCGATAAAATTGCCGAAATTATTTCTGAATGTTCTGTTTATAGTTTTGAATTTTTGTATTGGAAAAAGAAATTCGAACTGAAAAAACATTGGCTCGCTTATACGAAAAGCTTATGTCTGCGATGTAATTTACCTTTCGTCAGAAAACAAACAGGAAAATGGAAACGCAGAAGTTTTTTCTGTACGAACTGCCAACAACTCCACAAATGA
- a CDS encoding DUF72 domain-containing protein: protein MKNDILIGCSSYNNRFWKGVFYPENLPSSKWFDFYCQHFSTYEFNGSFYKFPTIRIFDNWYKKSPEGFLFSVKAPKEITHIRKFEECEVLLNDFYNCCKEGFKEKLACVLFQFPPSYSFTSERLHQIIQNLDLNFKNVVEFRHESWWNHAVWDVFLKNGITFCSVSHPNLPRTIFTEFPIVYIRLHGVPKMFYSSYSFDELFQIKKEIFLKSGFVYFNNTASDAGILNALEMKRIMI from the coding sequence ATGAAAAATGATATTTTAATAGGATGCTCAAGCTACAATAATCGGTTTTGGAAAGGTGTTTTTTATCCAGAAAATCTGCCTTCTTCAAAATGGTTTGATTTTTATTGCCAACATTTTAGTACGTACGAATTCAACGGAAGTTTTTATAAATTCCCGACGATACGGATATTTGATAATTGGTATAAAAAATCGCCTGAAGGCTTTTTGTTTTCGGTCAAAGCACCGAAAGAAATTACACATATCAGAAAGTTTGAGGAATGCGAAGTTTTATTGAATGATTTTTACAATTGTTGCAAGGAAGGATTCAAGGAAAAATTAGCTTGTGTTTTGTTTCAATTTCCGCCCAGTTATTCTTTTACTTCTGAACGATTACATCAGATTATCCAAAACTTAGATTTAAACTTTAAAAACGTAGTAGAATTTCGTCATGAAAGTTGGTGGAATCATGCAGTTTGGGATGTTTTCTTAAAAAACGGCATTACATTTTGCAGTGTCAGTCATCCTAATCTTCCAAGAACAATTTTTACCGAGTTTCCAATTGTATACATTCGTTTGCATGGCGTGCCCAAGATGTTTTATTCCAGCTATTCTTTTGATGAATTATTTCAAATAAAAAAAGAAATCTTTCTAAAATCAGGATTTGTCTATTTTAATAATACCGCTAGCGATGCCGGAATTTTAAATGCTTTAGAGATGAAACGCATTATGATTTAA
- a CDS encoding pyridoxamine 5'-phosphate oxidase family protein codes for MGDHKNLTEELAVNKIKDLAENIKICMFCTYNSDRLQSRPMSVQKIDDLGNLWFLSDRNSSQNAEITLNPTVELFFSEPSDKFLTLHGSATIRYDRETIKDLYDPIVKVWMPGGIDDPNLSVIKVVPEDGYYWNNKHGKMVAIAKMTAALVTGKTMDDGIEGNLQLQ; via the coding sequence ATGGGAGATCATAAAAACCTTACCGAGGAATTAGCGGTAAACAAAATAAAAGACTTGGCCGAAAATATAAAAATATGCATGTTTTGCACTTATAATTCGGATCGTTTGCAATCACGACCAATGTCTGTCCAAAAAATTGATGATTTGGGCAATCTTTGGTTTTTATCTGACCGAAACAGCAGTCAAAATGCTGAAATTACATTAAATCCGACAGTTGAATTGTTTTTTTCTGAACCAAGTGATAAATTCCTAACCCTTCATGGATCTGCAACAATTAGATATGATAGAGAAACAATTAAAGATTTATATGATCCTATTGTAAAAGTTTGGATGCCAGGAGGTATCGATGATCCTAATTTAAGCGTCATAAAAGTGGTGCCTGAAGATGGTTATTACTGGAACAATAAACACGGCAAAATGGTTGCGATTGCTAAAATGACTGCAGCTCTTGTGACTGGAAAAACAATGGATGACGGTATTGAAGGAAATTTGCAGTTGCAATAG
- a CDS encoding response regulator, with translation MDELLIFYTDDDEDDLSLFADAVESLSKDIILQTYSGGEKLLNAIAHSPPKPDVIFLDLNMPGKNGFDVLNELKGSEKNNDIPVIIFSTSNEPSIIEKCLTLGANYFITKPVLMKDIIKSIEHSLTINWKEFVPDRKNFVYRL, from the coding sequence ATGGATGAACTATTAATATTTTACACTGATGATGATGAGGACGATTTGAGTCTTTTTGCTGATGCGGTAGAATCATTGTCAAAAGATATAATTCTGCAGACCTATTCTGGCGGAGAAAAACTGCTTAATGCCATTGCACATTCACCTCCAAAACCCGATGTCATTTTTTTAGATCTCAATATGCCTGGCAAAAACGGGTTTGATGTTTTAAACGAACTCAAAGGATCTGAAAAAAACAACGATATTCCGGTTATCATTTTTTCAACTTCAAATGAGCCAAGCATTATTGAAAAATGCCTCACTTTAGGAGCCAATTATTTTATTACAAAACCGGTCTTAATGAAAGACATTATAAAATCTATTGAACATTCCTTAACCATAAATTGGAAAGAATTTGTTCCTGATCGAAAGAATTTTGTTTACAGATTATAA
- a CDS encoding PAS domain-containing protein, which translates to MNNTNYDFLSNGGEMGALTRTKDWSKTPVGAVETWPQSLRTTLGILLHSKFPMFLFWGPDHICFYNDAYRPSLGKEGKHPDILGQKGAEYWPEIWHFIGPLIDQVLNDGEPTWHEDQLVPIYRNGQLEDVYWTFSYSPVINDDGKISGVLVVCTETTEKVNIRKKLEESNERFRNNILQAPTAMCIFRGKNFVVEIANRLMLEIWERTEEEVLNKPIFESIPEASGVGQEDLLMHVFLTGERFIANELPVKLTRNGKIVDTFINVVYEALKEPDGTISGIVATANDVTLQVIARNAIEESEKRFKNIVQQVPLGIAILKGPDHIVELANDTYYKIVDKTEEETLNKPVFDTVPETKEAVYPLLSKVYEEGIPFFTDELLVNLNRYDKTEECYFNIVFHPLREENSEISDVIVVGYEVTESVRSKYLLAEQEKAFRNLVMQSPIAMTFLKGKDHIIELANTTMLNDIWQKTESETIGKPILEVFPELLDQKYPQLLREVLVNGKIIRENESMAYIDIKGKLEKFYLDYQYTPLYESDGEISAVMVTVNNVTEKVEARKKVEEAEERLRLASQIAEIVTWDLNVSTQELIYSDNLPALFGLDKNQKISRAHILEQIYPDDIPVIEKAFAKAIKTNIYKYEARIIKPDNSIAWIKVHGKMFFDELKNPVKMLGIVMDITDEKNRQEVLMKSEEKFRLLADSIQQFVWTSDAMGNLNYFNQALYNFSGKSKINVNENGWLQIIHPDDREENINRWMESIKTGKEFLYEHRFLRHDGQYRWYASHAIPQTDADGKIQMWVGTSTDIQEQKDSTNLLEKQVLERTEELESKNKDLINMNIELQSFAYISSHDLQEPLRKIQTFASRLTDLDEQNISAKAKGYLERIEFSAKRMQALIQDLLTYSRTNSAERSFIKTNLDEIAEEVIMDFSDRIEEKNAVIDLQPLGEGTVMPFQFRQLLHNLIGNALKFSRKDVPPHVQIKARRVIGNKLDFKVDYPDKIYFCLRISDNGIGFDDEYKERIFEVFQRLNTESEFLGTGIGLAIVKKIVENHKGVIKAHSEKGKGATFKIYLPEL; encoded by the coding sequence ATGAACAATACAAATTACGATTTTCTTTCAAATGGAGGTGAAATGGGAGCCCTAACCCGCACCAAAGATTGGAGCAAGACACCTGTGGGCGCTGTTGAAACTTGGCCTCAAAGCCTTCGCACTACTTTGGGAATCCTTTTGCATTCAAAATTTCCCATGTTTTTGTTTTGGGGACCAGATCATATTTGTTTTTACAATGATGCCTATCGTCCAAGCTTAGGAAAAGAAGGAAAACATCCCGATATACTTGGCCAAAAAGGCGCTGAATACTGGCCAGAAATATGGCACTTCATTGGCCCGCTTATAGACCAAGTTTTGAATGATGGCGAACCTACTTGGCATGAAGATCAATTAGTTCCGATTTATAGAAACGGACAACTTGAAGATGTGTATTGGACATTTAGCTATAGTCCAGTTATTAACGACGACGGAAAAATTTCTGGCGTTCTGGTTGTATGTACGGAAACGACGGAGAAAGTAAACATTCGAAAAAAATTAGAAGAAAGCAATGAACGCTTTCGAAACAATATATTGCAAGCCCCAACTGCAATGTGCATTTTTAGAGGAAAAAATTTTGTTGTAGAAATTGCAAATCGGTTAATGCTGGAAATTTGGGAACGTACAGAAGAAGAAGTGCTCAACAAACCCATTTTTGAAAGCATTCCTGAAGCTTCAGGAGTTGGCCAAGAAGATCTTTTAATGCATGTATTTTTGACCGGCGAACGCTTTATAGCAAATGAACTTCCTGTAAAATTAACACGAAACGGCAAAATTGTAGATACTTTTATTAATGTTGTGTATGAAGCTTTAAAAGAACCCGACGGAACAATTTCTGGAATTGTAGCCACTGCAAACGATGTGACGCTTCAGGTTATAGCGCGAAATGCAATTGAAGAAAGCGAAAAACGATTTAAAAACATCGTACAGCAAGTACCATTGGGCATTGCAATCTTAAAAGGACCTGATCATATTGTCGAATTAGCAAATGATACCTATTACAAAATTGTAGATAAAACCGAAGAAGAAACACTCAACAAACCCGTTTTTGACACGGTGCCTGAAACAAAAGAAGCTGTGTATCCATTGCTTTCTAAAGTTTATGAAGAAGGAATTCCTTTTTTTACAGACGAATTGCTTGTAAACTTAAATCGGTACGATAAAACCGAAGAATGTTATTTTAATATTGTTTTTCATCCTTTGAGAGAAGAAAACAGTGAAATTTCTGACGTTATTGTAGTTGGTTATGAAGTAACTGAATCTGTAAGATCTAAATATCTATTAGCAGAACAAGAAAAAGCTTTTAGAAATCTCGTTATGCAGTCGCCAATCGCAATGACATTTTTAAAAGGAAAAGATCATATTATTGAATTGGCGAATACAACAATGCTAAATGATATTTGGCAGAAAACGGAAAGTGAAACGATTGGCAAACCAATATTAGAGGTTTTCCCCGAATTATTAGACCAAAAATATCCGCAATTGCTTCGTGAAGTCCTTGTTAATGGAAAAATCATTCGCGAAAATGAATCTATGGCCTACATTGACATTAAAGGAAAATTGGAGAAATTTTATCTGGATTATCAATACACGCCACTTTATGAATCTGATGGCGAAATTTCGGCAGTAATGGTTACTGTGAATAATGTTACTGAGAAAGTGGAAGCGCGAAAAAAAGTGGAAGAGGCAGAAGAACGACTTCGGTTAGCTTCGCAAATTGCCGAAATTGTAACGTGGGATTTGAATGTCTCGACGCAAGAATTAATATATTCGGATAATTTGCCGGCCCTTTTTGGCCTTGACAAAAATCAGAAAATTAGCCGTGCTCACATTTTGGAACAAATCTATCCAGATGACATTCCGGTTATTGAGAAAGCATTTGCTAAAGCAATAAAAACCAATATTTATAAATATGAAGCCCGAATTATTAAGCCCGATAATTCAATTGCATGGATTAAAGTTCACGGAAAAATGTTTTTTGATGAACTAAAAAATCCTGTAAAAATGCTGGGAATTGTAATGGATATAACAGATGAGAAAAACAGACAAGAAGTTTTAATGAAAAGTGAAGAAAAATTCAGGCTTCTTGCCGATTCTATTCAGCAGTTTGTTTGGACAAGCGATGCGATGGGAAATCTGAATTATTTTAATCAGGCGCTTTATAATTTTTCTGGCAAGTCAAAAATCAACGTAAACGAAAATGGTTGGCTTCAAATTATTCATCCTGATGACCGCGAAGAAAACATCAACCGTTGGATGGAATCCATAAAAACGGGAAAAGAGTTTTTGTATGAACATCGCTTTTTACGACATGATGGACAATACAGATGGTACGCCAGCCACGCGATTCCGCAAACTGATGCTGATGGAAAAATCCAGATGTGGGTTGGAACAAGCACAGACATTCAAGAACAAAAAGATTCGACTAATTTACTTGAAAAACAGGTTTTAGAACGTACCGAAGAACTGGAAAGCAAAAACAAAGATTTGATAAACATGAATATCGAGCTTCAGTCTTTTGCCTATATTTCGAGTCATGATTTGCAAGAACCGCTACGAAAAATCCAGACTTTCGCCAGCCGATTAACTGATTTGGACGAGCAGAATATTTCGGCAAAGGCCAAAGGATATTTGGAACGTATTGAATTTTCGGCCAAAAGAATGCAAGCCTTGATACAGGATTTGCTCACTTATTCCAGAACCAATTCGGCTGAACGGTCTTTTATCAAAACTAATTTAGACGAAATTGCCGAAGAAGTTATCATGGATTTTTCTGATCGAATTGAAGAAAAAAATGCTGTTATTGATCTTCAGCCGTTGGGCGAAGGAACTGTTATGCCATTTCAATTCAGGCAATTGTTGCATAATTTGATTGGAAATGCATTAAAGTTTTCTCGAAAAGATGTTCCGCCTCATGTTCAAATAAAAGCCCGAAGGGTTATAGGAAATAAATTAGATTTCAAAGTCGATTATCCAGATAAAATCTATTTCTGCTTACGAATTTCAGATAACGGAATTGGTTTTGACGATGAATACAAAGAACGCATTTTTGAAGTTTTTCAAAGATTGAATACAGAAAGCGAATTTTTAGGAACCGGAATTGGACTCGCTATCGTAAAAAAAATCGTTGAAAATCATAAAGGAGTTATCAAAGCGCACAGTGAAAAAGGCAAAGGAGCTACATTCAAAATCTATTTGCCAGAATTATAA
- a CDS encoding SemiSWEET transporter, protein MNYIDIIGLFAGACITFSTIPQILKVWKTKKVKDISLKTFGILTFGIVVWIIYGILKKDLPIIITNSVSLFLNLLMIYFIIYYEKE, encoded by the coding sequence ATGAACTACATAGACATCATAGGATTATTTGCTGGGGCATGTATAACATTCTCCACAATTCCACAAATTTTAAAGGTTTGGAAAACAAAAAAGGTAAAAGATATTTCGCTTAAAACTTTTGGAATCCTGACTTTCGGAATAGTTGTCTGGATTATCTATGGCATTTTAAAAAAAGATCTTCCCATCATTATTACCAATAGTGTTTCGCTCTTCTTAAATTTACTGATGATATATTTTATTATTTATTATGAAAAAGAATGA